One Papaver somniferum cultivar HN1 chromosome 10, ASM357369v1, whole genome shotgun sequence genomic window carries:
- the LOC113316244 gene encoding paramyosin-like — translation MARKDEAKIKALSEDLQKEKDHSRKQGQKIEKLLTRCMQRQMSADEASSSLEDIRAEMVNLTTQNDFYVSKNSILNEKAESLCLQVDRLSVECSRNEELNLHLHNDNLRLKLELQRVSNSLTTSRSLHSSSIANYKKLEEDYDRVIKSKIEIASTLRRSRNTVDGLNEEVDCLKKKVKLLQDKLATSSRAKPAKSSPPIKPASLRGKGALAIQSDKSTLKSPHGEVSLIFAESYERHKSQVLRITRERDEGRGDVSHLNEEIESLNDNMDEIIDSSKKVAKTARKNTQSYLVPLFNDYCAEHGIPPPSFPLEIFSDDEKPQDEADDPTNEELSLDDDEEPKVDTSKDNEGSKGASTSITEEGGEIPESTIIDSAIPQ, via the exons ATGGCTAGGAAAGATGAAGCTAAAATCAAAGCTTTATCGGAGGACCTTCAGAAAGAAAAAGATCATTCCCGCAAGCAAGGCCAAAAGATAGAGAAGCTTTTGA CTCGATGCATGCAACGTCAAATGAGCGCCGACGAAGCTTCTTCCTCGCTGGAAGATATTCGCGCTGAGATGGTGAACCTTACAACTCAAAATGATTTTTATGTTTCTAAGAACTCCATCCTTAATGAAAAGGCCGAGAGTCTTTGCTTGCAAGTGGACCGTTTGTCAGTTGAATGCTCCCGTAACGAGGAACTGAACCTCCATCTCCACAATGACAACCTGCGCCTTAAGTTAGAGCTTCAACGGGTCTCTAATTCTCTTACGACCTCGCGGAGCCTCCATTCTTCGTCGATAGCCAACTATAAGAAACTGGAGGAAGATTACGATCGAGTGATCAAAAGCAAAATCGAGATCGCATCTACTCTTCGTAGGTCTCGGAACACTGTGGATGGTCTAAACGAGGAGGTTGATTGTTTGAAGAAAAAGGTGAAACTATTGCAAGATAAATTAGCCACTTCCTCTCGTGCAAAACCTGCGAAATCCTCTCCTCCGATCAAGCCTGCAAGTCTCCGTGGAAAAGGTGCTCTCGCCATTCAGTCTGACAAGAGTACTTTGAAATCCCCTCATGGTGAAG TTTCTCTTATCTTCGCAGAATCATATGAGCGTCACAAGAGTCAGGTCCTTCGTATCACCAGGGAGAGAGATGAAGGTCGTGGTGACGTTTCTCATCTTAATGAGGAGATTGAGAGTCTAAATGATAACATGGACGAGATCATTGATTCTTCCAAGAAGGTAGCCAAGACGGCCCGCAAGAATACTCAGAGCTATTTGGTTCCACTATTCAATGACTATTGCGCTGAGCATGGGATTCCTCCTCCTTCTTTTCCTTTGGAGATTTTTTCTGATGATGAGAAGCCTCAGGATGAAGCTGATGATCCTACCAACGAGGAATTATCCCTTGATGACGACGAGGAACCAAAAGTTGACACCTCGAAGGACAACGAGGGGTCCAAGGGAGCTTCTACTAGCATTACCGAGGAAGGCGGCGAGATCCCCGAGTCAACCATCATCGATAGTGCCATTCCTCAGTAG
- the LOC113316245 gene encoding uncharacterized protein LOC113316245: protein MATLSKLLNMFIVLNMMICIQHLVVSGRRISIEEEEDIEIQEQLKILNKPPIKTIKMSDGEIVDCIDENKQPAFDHPMLKNHKIRSRPSSPPNDANRGASSSSSRKMVNLRRVKCPKGTVPIRRTSKEDLIRAKSFMESFEPIRPIIINPDEEVVVPPGRHDGGTGDWWFTMYGDINADFGYWPREVVPYLGTGATKISWGGLVQNTPHEISPPMGNGHFLDGDFKKVAAIYDMHFMDEDHNLTTPHVWKDFRIRDHREDCYRLTRNNYDDDHGFSVFFGGPGGNCD, encoded by the exons ATGGCTACTCTTTCAAAGCTCTTAAATATGTTCATAGTTTTGAACATGATGATATGTATACAACACTTGGTTGTAAGTGGAAGAAGAATTTCtatagaagaggaagaagatattGAGATACAAGAACAACTTAAAATCTTGAACAAACCACCGATCAAAACTATTAAG ATGAGTGATGGTGAAATTGTCGACTGCATTGATGAGAATAAGCAACCTGCCTTTGACCATCCTatgctcaaaaatcataagaTCCGG TCGAGGCCTAGCTCTCCTCCAAATGATGCAAACCGTGGAGCATCCTCGTCTTCATCTCGGAAGATGGTTAACTTAAGACGTGTTAAATGCCCGAAAGGAACCGTCCCGATTCGAAGAACCAGTAAAGAAGATTTAATTAGAGCTAAATCTTTCATGGAATCATTTGAGCCAATAAGGCCTATTATTATTAATCCGGACGAGGAAGTAGTGGTGCCTCCGGGGCGGCAT GATGGCGGAACTGGGGACTGGTGGTTTACTATGTACGGGGATATAAACGCAGACTTCGGCTATTGGCCAAGGGAGGTGGTTCCTTACTTAGGTACTGGTGCTACAAAAATATCATGGGGAGGGTTAGTTCAAAATACCCCACATGAAATAAGCCCGCCCATGGGAAATGGACACTTTCTGGATGGCGACTTCAAAAAGGTTGCAGCAATATATGACATGCATTTCATGGATGAGGACCATAACCTCACAACGCCGCACGTATGGAAGGATTTCAGAATAAGAGATCACAGAGAAGACTGTTATAGACTAACCCgcaacaactatgatgatgatCACGGGTTTAGCGTATTCTTTGGCGGACCTGGAGGGAATTGTGACTAA